From Amphiura filiformis chromosome 20, Afil_fr2py, whole genome shotgun sequence, a single genomic window includes:
- the LOC140141918 gene encoding uncharacterized protein isoform X2 produces the protein MAAPTTASSDSETKHVCAMHVVPGTTSDFLRFSEKSWSKYISCAERWVKLVDREEHKVAQNAGEVLGVEFDSSAVRTVDYRFPDAESKNMHIGFHSDCRRRFCDVSKIDLAEQGVERAAQKRTATASTSTDVQNLGEGSGGSTKPKVYQVQDGQAQRRLRPCHQTKTP, from the exons ATGGCTGCCCCCACAACAGCCAGCAGTGATTCTGAAACTAAACATGTTTGTGCTATGCATGTTGTTCCTGGCACAACAAGTGATTTTCTGAGGTTTTCGGAAAAAAGTTGGAGCAAGTATATCTCTTGTGCTGAACGATGGGTGAAGCTGGTGGACCGGGAAGAGCACAAAGTAGCTCAAAATGCTGGGGAAGTCCTGGGTGTCGAATTCGACTCCAGTGCTGTCAGAACTGTAGACTACAGATTTCCGGATGCAGAATCCAAG AATATGCATATTGGCTTTCATTCTGATTGCCGTAGAAGATTCTGCGATGTGTCCAAGATTGATTTGGCAGAGCAGGGGGTAGAGAGAGCAGCCCAGAAACGTACAGCCACCGCAAGTACAAGTACAG ATGTTCAAAATCTTGGTGAAGGCTCGGGAGGCAGCACAAAGCCCAAG GTATACCAAGTTCAAGATGGGCAAGCACAGAGAAGACTGAGGCCATGCCACCAAACCAAGACTCCCTAA
- the LOC140141918 gene encoding uncharacterized protein isoform X1, with protein MAAPTTASSDSETKHVCAMHVVPGTTSDFLRFSEKSWSKYISCAERWVKLVDREEHKVAQNAGEVLGVEFDSSAVRTVDYRFPDAESKNMHIGFHSDCRRRFCDVSKIDLAEQGVERAAQKRTATASTSTGIPSSRWASTEKTEAMPPNQDSLKQHIMRANYQAAVYKSALDLFPDIPSPHGRGWIVDGESIAIHWTDLAPAPDSILEFVHCDCKKTKCIQGGCSCLEKGLPCTDLCKCVSCENTPQECLTNDGDDNDEDDDSDSESED; from the exons ATGGCTGCCCCCACAACAGCCAGCAGTGATTCTGAAACTAAACATGTTTGTGCTATGCATGTTGTTCCTGGCACAACAAGTGATTTTCTGAGGTTTTCGGAAAAAAGTTGGAGCAAGTATATCTCTTGTGCTGAACGATGGGTGAAGCTGGTGGACCGGGAAGAGCACAAAGTAGCTCAAAATGCTGGGGAAGTCCTGGGTGTCGAATTCGACTCCAGTGCTGTCAGAACTGTAGACTACAGATTTCCGGATGCAGAATCCAAG AATATGCATATTGGCTTTCATTCTGATTGCCGTAGAAGATTCTGCGATGTGTCCAAGATTGATTTGGCAGAGCAGGGGGTAGAGAGAGCAGCCCAGAAACGTACAGCCACCGCAAGTACAAGTACAG GTATACCAAGTTCAAGATGGGCAAGCACAGAGAAGACTGAGGCCATGCCACCAAACCAAGACTCCCTAAAGCAGCACATTATGCGAGCTAATTACCAGGCAGCAGTGTATAAATCAGCCCTTGACCTGTTCCCTGACATTCCATCACCCCATGGAAGAGGATGGATAGTAGACGGTGAGAGTATTGCTATACATTGGACTGACCTAGCACCAGCACCTGATAGCATACTAGAATTTGTGCATTGTGACTGTAAGAAGACAAAATGCATACAAGGTGGATGCTCTTGTTTGGAAAAAGGACTCCCATGCACTGATCTGTGCAAGTGTGTATCATGTGAGAACACTCCTCAAGAATGTCTAACAAATGATGGGGATgacaatgatgaagatgatgacagtGATAGTGAAAGTGAAGACTGA
- the LOC140141917 gene encoding aromatic-L-amino-acid decarboxylase-like — MEHMEPLGMGVDEYRVRGKEMVDYIAEYLTTLRQRHVLPNVQPGYLRELVPDQAPLEGEDWENIFHDIERVIMPGITHWQSPHMHAYFPALNSFPSLLGDMLSDAINCLGFTWASSPACTELEMVVTDWLGKMLDLPSFFLHRSKSKGGGVLQGTMSEATLVAMLAARMAAIGREREKCTDPESDMDSITICSRLVAYCSDQAHSSVEKNCMIAMMRLRKLPSDDNLSLRGDTLREAFKQDREKGLIPFYVCVTLGTTGACSFDNLAEIGDVCKEEENENIWVHVDAAYAGTGFLCPEFRHYLKGIEHCHSFAFNPSKWLMVNFDCTAMWVKDKKSLETAFCVNPLYLKHEKQGAAIDYMHWQIPLSRRFRALKLWFVIRSYGIKGLQQHIRKGVELATFFEELVRKDPAFEVPAERVMGLIVFRLRGQNSVTEELLSRLNGSGKLYMVPAAIKSLYVIRFTITSLHTTKEDLRQDWDLIRKIAKEVLRCPNRMIRPTRLASWPTGAMDSRIDAYLAEEVGLKIDEKAREHDKRFGSFMAKAGRIFPLRKDLRRKSNQCATCQCHQNAQEKKKGVLRRAQSEDVKSITKGVFFCSGCHRKLEAVRITKIASPVSIKGYEHSPEAALSDVDDDVFAVSEEDEDEAADIPEDKVGYPLNNNGDEDEEKINNGLSEKMSKLVANGFAGQQDGAATGENLAPASMGRFGALSQTKESKYNGVVNITHFHAATSAEGNKESDATTDGAN; from the exons ATTACCCACTGGCAGAGCCCACATATGCACGCATATTTTCCTGCGTTGAATTCCTTCCCTTCATTACTGGGTGACATGCTTTCCGATGCTATCAACTGTCTCGGATTCACATGG GCATCAAGCCCGGCTTGTACAGAATTGGAAATGGTAGTCACAGACTGGCTAG GTAAAATGCTTGATCTGCCCAGTTTCTTTCTACACAGAAGTAAGAGTAAAGGTGGTGGTGTTTTACAG GGCACAATGAGCGAAGCAACATTAGTTGCTATGCTTGCAGCACGAATGGCTGCTATTGGTCGGGAACGAGAGAAGTGTACAGACCCAGAATCTGATATGGATAGTATAACTATTTGCTCTCGCTTGGTGGCGTACTGCTCCGACCAG gCGCATTCATCAGTCGAGAAGAACTGCATGATAGCTATGATGAGACTCCGCAAGCTGCCCTCCGATGATAACTTAAGTCTTCGTGGAGATACTCTTCGTGAAGCATTTAAACAAGACAGGGAAAAAGGACTCATACCATTCTAT GTTTGTGTGACCTTGGGTACAACTGGTGCATGTTCGTTTGATAACCTAGCAGAAATCGGTGACGTAT gtaaagaagaagaaaatgaaaatatatgGGTTCATGTCGATGCCGCCTACGCCGGAACCGGGTTCCTTTGTCCTGAATTCCGTCATTACCTGAAGGGCATTGAGCACTGCCACTCCTTCGCATTTAACCCGAGTAAATGGCTTATGGTCAACTTTGACTGTACTGCAATGTG GGTGAAGGACAAGAAATCTTTGGAAACCGCATTTTGTGTCAATCCACTGTATTTGAAGCATGAGAAGCAAGGAGCAGCCATAGATTATATG CATTGGCAAATTCCATTGAGTAGAAGGTTCAGAGCTCTTAAACTCTGGTTTGTCATCAGATCATATGGAATCAAGGGGTTGCAGCAACACATACGAAAG ggTGTCGAATTGGCCACATTCTTTGAGGAACTTGTAAGAAAGGATCCGGCATTTGAAGTACCAGCTGAGCGAGTGATGGGGCTGATTGTCTTCCGGTTACGA GGCCAGAATTCGGTAACGGAGGAACTGTTGAGTCGTCTAAACGGTTCTGGAAAACTCTACATGGTTCCAGCTGCTATCAAGAGTCTCTACGTTATTCGGTTTACGATAACGTCATTACATACCACGAAAGAAGACCTTAGACAGGACTGGGATTTGATCCGTAAAATAGCCAAAGAAGTGTTACGTTGTCCGAATAGAATGATACGTCCAACACGTTTAGCTTCATGGCCAACGGGAGCTATGGATTCACGAATCGACGCTTATCTCGCTGAAGAAGTTGGCTTAAAGATCGATGAAAAGGCCAGGGAACATGATAAAAGGTTCGGGTCTTTCATGGCTAAAGCTGGAAGGATCTTCCCGCTCCGTAAGGATCTCAGACGAAAATCGAATCAATGCGCCACCTGTCAATGTCACCAGAATGCGCAAGAGAAGAAGAAAGGGGTTCTTCGTCGCGCACAATCTGAGGATGTGAAAAGTATCACCAAAGGTGTGTTCTTTTGTAGCGGTTGTCATCGTAAGTTAGAAGCAGTACGGATAACAAAGATCGCTTCGCCAGTGAGCATTAAAGGATATGAGCACTCTCCAGAAGCAGCTCTCAGTGACGTGGACGACGACGTGTTTGCAGTTAGTGAAGAAGATGAAGACGAGGCGGCGGATATCCCTGAGGATAAAGTTGGTTACCCACTAAACAACAATGGCGACGAAGATGAGGAGAAGATTAACAATGGACTAAGTGAGAAAATGAGCAAGTTGGTGGCGAACGGTTTCGCGGGACAACAGGATGGAGCCGCGACGGGAGAGAATTTGGCGCCTGCAAGTATGGGTCGTTTTGGCGCGTTGAGTCAGACGAAAGAAAGTAAGTACAATGGAGTGGTTAACATTACGCATTTCCACGCGGCAACAAGTGCTGAAGGTAATAAGGAATCTGATGCTACTACTGATGGTGCAAATTGA